AAAAAGATTTTAAAAAATCAAATAATGATGAAACTAAAGTTTTCTATTTTCAAGATAGTCTAGAAAGTGATGCAGTTAAATTAAAAAATGCAAATGTTTATTTTAATGGGGACAAGCTAATTGTTACATACCCACATTATACTTTAGCACCCTATTCAACAGGGATGCCAGAGTTCATATTTTCAAAGGAAGAAATGAAAAAATATTTAAAAGATTTAACATAATTAGTTAAGCAGAAGGGGCGAGCATGAATAATACAAAAACTATAATAGGTTTAATTTCAATAATTAATGAGAAAAGTAGTCAATACATTAATGAAGAACTG
The nucleotide sequence above comes from Fusobacterium sp. IOR10. Encoded proteins:
- a CDS encoding RsiV family protein, whose product is MTEEGKADIENKILESIEKDFKKSNNDETKVFYFQDSLESDAVKLKNANVYFNGDKLIVTYPHYTLAPYSTGMPEFIFSKEEMKKYLKDLT